In Leptodesmis sichuanensis A121, the following are encoded in one genomic region:
- a CDS encoding ABC1 kinase family protein, translating to MNSQTATVTPLVLDQASASRSVSWEQQLASEVEGTPAPTVEEECLAQGEGSPRFMAPPDSEALRYDAAAIANYYSKRPFQVWGRILQIFLPFLSLGLSWWWHRNFRISEEQQRRQAIRLRNVITRLGPAFIKVGQALSTRPDLVPPIYLEELARLQDQLPPFDNAVAFRFIEEELGLPPDEIYAELTEDPIAAASLGQVYKGRLKTGEAVAVKVQRPGLTESIALDMYILRQLARLIMRSVKRVRSDLVGIMDEFASRIFEEMDYTHEGQNAERFAQLYGNLPDIYVPRIYWQYTGRRVLTMEWINGTKLTQPEAIRAQGIDASYLIEVGVQCSLRQLLESGFFHADPHPGNLLATPNGKLAYLDFGMMSEVKPHQRYGLIEAVVHMVNRDFEGLARDYVNLEFLTPDTDLTPIIPALAQVFNQALGASVAELNFKSITDQLSEVMYEYPFRVPAYYALIIRSLVTLEGIAINVDPDFKVLSKAYPYVAKRLLTDPAPELRASLRDLLFKDNNFRWNRLENLLRNASNSNDYDLPRVLDQATDYLFSERGELIRSHIADAIARGLDTLGNNAFRSLTYRLGERFGFAVNPPAVSSNDQQTLEHIQRIWGILQNTPGFDPIVILPLIPKLLVKPETHQMGQQVVSSLAQRALARLIREFLLTDETGFSRDFVPPQPALPATAPQLSAASS from the coding sequence ATGAACTCCCAGACTGCAACAGTTACACCGTTGGTCCTGGATCAGGCATCAGCTTCTCGGTCTGTATCCTGGGAACAACAGCTTGCTTCAGAAGTGGAGGGCACTCCAGCACCCACAGTTGAGGAAGAATGCCTGGCCCAAGGGGAAGGGTCTCCCCGATTTATGGCTCCCCCAGATAGTGAAGCTTTACGCTATGATGCCGCTGCGATCGCAAATTACTACAGCAAACGGCCCTTTCAAGTCTGGGGACGAATTCTGCAAATTTTTCTGCCGTTCCTGAGTCTGGGATTGTCCTGGTGGTGGCATCGCAATTTCAGGATATCGGAAGAGCAACAGCGGCGGCAGGCCATCCGACTACGGAATGTAATCACTCGGCTGGGGCCAGCTTTTATTAAAGTGGGGCAGGCATTATCTACCCGTCCCGATCTGGTGCCCCCCATTTATTTAGAAGAATTGGCACGACTTCAGGATCAGTTGCCGCCCTTTGATAACGCCGTTGCCTTTCGGTTTATTGAAGAAGAATTGGGGCTGCCTCCAGATGAAATTTATGCAGAATTGACGGAAGATCCGATCGCGGCTGCCTCCTTGGGACAAGTCTATAAGGGCCGTTTGAAGACAGGTGAAGCGGTTGCGGTGAAGGTGCAGCGTCCCGGCTTGACTGAAAGTATTGCTCTGGATATGTATATCCTGCGGCAACTGGCTCGGCTGATCATGCGATCGGTGAAGCGGGTGCGTAGTGATCTCGTCGGCATCATGGATGAATTTGCCAGTCGCATCTTTGAAGAGATGGACTACACTCACGAAGGCCAGAATGCAGAGCGGTTTGCTCAACTGTATGGAAACCTGCCGGACATCTACGTTCCCCGCATCTACTGGCAATACACCGGACGGCGGGTACTGACGATGGAGTGGATTAACGGCACCAAACTGACTCAGCCAGAGGCAATCCGTGCTCAGGGCATTGATGCATCTTACCTGATTGAGGTCGGCGTGCAGTGTTCTCTTCGGCAGTTGCTGGAAAGCGGCTTCTTCCATGCCGATCCCCATCCAGGCAATTTGCTGGCCACCCCTAACGGTAAACTAGCCTATCTGGATTTCGGCATGATGAGTGAGGTGAAGCCGCATCAGCGTTACGGCTTGATTGAGGCAGTAGTTCACATGGTCAACCGAGATTTTGAAGGATTGGCGCGAGATTACGTCAATCTAGAATTTCTCACGCCAGATACCGATCTCACACCGATCATCCCCGCTCTGGCTCAGGTGTTTAATCAGGCATTGGGAGCCAGTGTTGCTGAGCTGAACTTTAAGAGCATTACCGATCAACTCTCTGAGGTGATGTACGAATATCCCTTCCGGGTTCCCGCCTATTACGCCCTGATCATTCGCTCTCTGGTGACTTTAGAAGGGATCGCTATTAATGTTGATCCCGATTTCAAGGTCTTGAGTAAAGCCTATCCCTATGTCGCCAAACGGTTATTAACTGATCCCGCGCCGGAATTGCGAGCATCCTTACGTGATCTGTTGTTTAAGGACAACAATTTTCGCTGGAATCGGCTGGAGAATCTGTTGCGGAATGCCAGTAACAGCAATGATTATGATTTGCCGCGGGTACTGGATCAGGCGACCGATTACTTGTTCTCTGAACGGGGCGAACTGATTCGTAGTCACATTGCAGACGCGATCGCCCGCGGCTTGGATACGTTAGGCAACAACGCCTTTCGCAGTCTGACCTACCGCCTGGGAGAACGATTTGGCTTTGCTGTGAATCCCCCGGCTGTTTCCTCTAACGACCAGCAAACCCTGGAGCACATTCAACGGATTTGGGGCATTTTGCAGAACACTCCTGGCTTTGACCCGATCGTCATATTGCCGCTCATCCCGAAACTGCTGGTGAAACCAGAAACCCACCAGATGGGCCAACAAGTTGTCAGTAGTCTGGCTCAAAGAGCACTTGCTCGTTTGATTCGCGAATTCCTGTTGACTGATGAAACTGGATTTTCCAGGGACTTTGTTCCTCCCCAGCCTGCTCTTCCTGCGACTGCGCCCCAGCTATCTGCAGCAAGTTCTTAG
- the recN gene encoding DNA repair protein RecN codes for MLLSLRIENFALVDYLDLDLGAGLTVLTGETGAGKSIILDALDAALGGKVTGRVVRSGEERAAIEASFKLTADLRAWLSQQEIEPLNEDVLLCSREVIANSGSQRSRSRVNGVVVNKQQMEQLRDRLVEITAQGQTVQLGQPALQREWLDGYGGERLLQQREQVAAAFAAYQQAAQLLDKRRRAEQERLQQLDLFEYQLRELNAASLTDPDELELLEQEANRLGHSVDLQQQSYQVYQALYQSDHEAKACADLLGEAETTLTHMLEYDPQLQPILELVSAALAQVEEAGREINAYGDSIEADPERLQEVQDRIADLKQVCRKYGPTLKDAIELRDRLQNELLELTGGGQSLEALEAAVHSSQVALTEACAHLTQLRRTAAADLETRLVNELKPLAMEKVKFQVSITPIAPSASGADQITFLFSPNPGEPLQPLTEIASGGEMSRFLLALQASFSQIDPVGTLVFDEIDVGVSGRVSQAIAEKLYQLSQHHQVLCVTHQPIVAAMADQHLRVSKHLINSTNGTTNGHTPNGYIALDPQSTSGSTNKRKRKKAQPDSHSPIPDPRSPIPDPSNDIRTVVRVVPLTADQRKQELAQLAGGQSPEVLAFAESLLNQAAHLRQTQLSKANLLSKAPAQPVKAVRSKSARKS; via the coding sequence ATGTTGCTCTCGCTCAGAATTGAAAATTTCGCTCTTGTAGATTATTTAGATCTGGATTTAGGAGCAGGGCTAACTGTACTGACGGGGGAGACGGGTGCAGGAAAATCGATTATTTTGGATGCTTTGGATGCCGCGCTGGGAGGTAAAGTTACAGGCCGGGTTGTCCGGTCTGGGGAGGAACGCGCTGCCATAGAAGCCAGCTTTAAACTGACGGCTGATTTGAGAGCCTGGTTGAGTCAACAGGAGATTGAACCCCTGAATGAAGACGTTTTGCTGTGTAGCCGGGAGGTGATTGCTAACTCAGGCAGTCAACGTAGCCGCTCTCGCGTGAATGGGGTGGTGGTGAACAAGCAGCAGATGGAGCAATTGCGCGATCGTCTAGTTGAAATTACGGCTCAGGGACAAACCGTACAACTGGGCCAACCTGCCCTGCAGCGGGAATGGCTAGATGGCTATGGTGGAGAAAGGCTACTCCAGCAGCGGGAACAGGTTGCTGCAGCATTTGCCGCTTATCAACAAGCCGCTCAACTGCTGGATAAGCGCCGTCGGGCTGAACAGGAACGCTTGCAGCAATTAGATTTATTTGAGTACCAGTTGCGGGAATTGAATGCCGCCAGCCTCACCGATCCCGATGAACTGGAACTGCTGGAACAGGAAGCAAACCGCCTGGGGCACAGTGTAGACCTGCAACAGCAGAGCTATCAGGTTTACCAGGCACTGTATCAGAGCGACCACGAGGCCAAAGCCTGCGCTGATCTACTGGGCGAGGCTGAAACTACCCTCACTCACATGCTGGAATACGATCCCCAGTTGCAACCGATTTTAGAGTTAGTCAGTGCAGCACTGGCCCAGGTGGAGGAAGCAGGGCGGGAAATTAACGCCTACGGGGACAGCATTGAGGCAGATCCAGAACGATTGCAGGAGGTGCAAGACCGGATCGCCGACCTGAAACAGGTTTGCCGGAAATATGGGCCAACGTTGAAGGATGCGATCGAACTGCGCGATCGCCTGCAAAACGAATTGCTGGAACTAACAGGAGGCGGACAGTCCCTGGAAGCATTAGAGGCCGCTGTACACAGTAGTCAGGTTGCTTTAACGGAAGCCTGTGCTCACCTGACCCAACTCCGCCGCACTGCTGCTGCTGATTTAGAAACCCGGTTAGTGAATGAACTGAAACCGTTGGCCATGGAAAAGGTGAAATTTCAGGTGAGCATTACTCCCATTGCCCCCAGTGCATCTGGTGCGGATCAAATTACTTTTCTGTTTAGTCCCAATCCTGGTGAACCTCTACAGCCCCTGACTGAGATTGCTTCTGGTGGGGAGATGAGCCGCTTTTTATTGGCACTCCAGGCCAGTTTCTCTCAGATTGATCCCGTAGGTACTCTGGTGTTTGATGAAATTGATGTGGGAGTTTCGGGTCGGGTCAGTCAGGCGATCGCGGAGAAGCTGTACCAACTCAGCCAGCATCATCAGGTCTTATGTGTAACGCACCAGCCGATCGTCGCCGCCATGGCCGATCAACATCTCCGAGTGAGCAAACACCTGATCAACTCCACCAACGGTACCACCAACGGCCATACACCCAATGGCTATATCGCACTTGATCCACAATCTACCAGCGGCTCAACCAACAAACGCAAACGTAAAAAAGCCCAACCCGATTCCCACTCCCCGATCCCCGATCCCCGCTCTCCGATCCCCGATCCCTCCAATGACATTCGCACCGTCGTGCGAGTCGTCCCTTTAACTGCTGACCAGCGCAAACAAGAACTGGCCCAACTGGCGGGTGGTCAGTCTCCTGAAGTACTGGCCTTTGCAGAATCATTACTGAATCAAGCCGCTCATCTACGTCAAACGCAACTGTCCAAGGCCAACCTGTTGTCCAAGGCTCCTGCCCAACCTGTAAAAGCTGTCCGTTCAAAATCGGCCAGAAAATCCTGA
- a CDS encoding GAF domain-containing protein has protein sequence MSTSSQHLSEREPSQAVIDIAATDAAGSAISAEVKLDLESTHVADSGSSVMSYSASSPASSSSALVASRGSFASFLAPLKKDTFKEVVNDVEQRLRVVNQTLSMLDNLMDAQGFDAILDEMLRSITLKTGELLNADRSTIFLLDQDKHELWSIVAKDERGNNLELRIPMNAGIAGEVATTKKVVNIPYDFYNDPRSEAAQKLDKKNNYRTYTMLAMPLLNDEGNLVAVVQLINKLKLNHSTTAPLEEKIDLHGFTREDEQVFEEFAPSIRLIIESSRSFYKATQQQRAASALMKATKSLSQSSLDLEETLQRVMDEAKDLMQADRSTLWLIDHDRDQLWTKIPTKGALEEVRIPLGAGFAGQVAMTGEPLLIPFDLYEHPNSQTSKETDKKLNYRTCSMLCMPVFNADGELIAVTQLVNKKRQGEYPPYDPANYPEAPEIWKASFNRNDQEFMQAFNIQAGVALQNAKLFETVKQQEQMQRDILRSLTNGVISTDKNGHIIAANESAKGLLGLTGSDLLEGKAIQELIQIEKGDFPKWFDMALQARDDKSRQQYYPDQTLQPVRGEEQHSINLSINTIADANDREQVSGALIVMDDISDEKRLKSTMYRYMTQELAEQLLENPDAAKMGGDRKEVSVLFSDIRSYTTLTESLTAEEVVEMLNDYFEQMVDAVFKYKGTLDKYIGDAIMAVFGSPLPLDQHEWMAVQTALEMRHRLRNFNSRRAERNQVPIKIGIGVNSDSVISGNIGSSKRMEFTAIGDGVNLGSRLESASKVYGTDIILSESTYRPCRDRIWARELDYIKVKGRNKPVAVYELIGLREDQISDVQKRIIDHYHKARQFYLNRDFPMAMAEFGQVLSLDRENKAASLHLQRCQHWLQNPPPEDWDGSWALLEK, from the coding sequence ATGAGTACCTCATCACAGCACCTGTCTGAGAGAGAGCCAAGCCAAGCTGTTATCGACATTGCAGCTACAGATGCGGCTGGTTCAGCCATTTCTGCGGAGGTGAAGCTGGATTTAGAATCTACCCATGTTGCCGATTCAGGGAGTTCCGTGATGTCCTATTCTGCCTCTAGTCCTGCTTCTTCTAGTAGTGCTTTAGTGGCTAGCAGAGGCAGCTTTGCCTCCTTTTTGGCTCCCCTCAAAAAAGACACTTTTAAGGAGGTGGTAAACGATGTTGAGCAAAGACTCAGGGTGGTTAACCAAACTCTATCCATGTTGGATAACCTGATGGATGCTCAAGGGTTTGATGCCATTCTGGATGAGATGTTGCGCTCCATCACCTTGAAAACGGGAGAACTATTAAATGCCGATCGCTCCACCATTTTTCTGTTAGACCAAGATAAACACGAATTGTGGTCGATCGTCGCGAAAGATGAACGAGGCAACAATCTGGAACTACGGATTCCAATGAATGCGGGCATTGCAGGAGAGGTCGCCACCACAAAAAAGGTCGTCAACATTCCCTACGACTTCTACAACGATCCCCGCTCCGAGGCTGCCCAGAAGCTGGATAAGAAAAACAATTACCGCACCTACACCATGCTGGCCATGCCCCTGTTGAATGATGAGGGGAATCTGGTGGCTGTAGTGCAGTTGATTAACAAACTGAAGCTTAACCACTCGACAACGGCTCCTTTAGAAGAAAAGATTGATCTGCATGGATTCACCCGTGAAGATGAGCAAGTTTTTGAGGAATTTGCTCCCTCAATTCGTCTGATTATTGAGTCATCCCGATCGTTCTATAAAGCTACCCAACAGCAACGGGCGGCCTCGGCTCTAATGAAGGCGACAAAATCCTTAAGTCAGAGCAGCCTGGATCTGGAAGAAACGCTACAACGGGTCATGGATGAAGCCAAGGATCTGATGCAAGCCGATCGCAGTACGCTCTGGTTGATTGACCACGATCGCGATCAGTTATGGACAAAGATACCAACTAAGGGTGCGCTAGAAGAAGTTCGGATTCCCCTGGGGGCAGGTTTTGCAGGCCAGGTCGCCATGACGGGAGAGCCACTGCTGATCCCCTTTGATCTGTATGAACACCCCAATTCCCAAACCTCCAAAGAAACCGACAAGAAACTTAACTACCGCACCTGCAGTATGTTGTGTATGCCCGTCTTTAATGCCGATGGCGAACTAATTGCGGTGACGCAACTGGTGAATAAAAAGCGGCAGGGAGAGTATCCTCCCTATGATCCCGCCAACTATCCAGAAGCGCCAGAAATCTGGAAAGCCAGCTTTAACCGGAATGACCAGGAATTTATGCAGGCATTCAATATTCAGGCTGGGGTGGCGCTACAGAATGCCAAGTTGTTTGAAACCGTCAAACAGCAGGAGCAGATGCAGCGAGACATTTTACGATCGCTGACGAACGGTGTGATTTCCACCGACAAGAATGGCCATATCATTGCCGCCAATGAAAGTGCGAAGGGGTTGTTGGGGTTGACCGGATCCGATCTCTTGGAAGGAAAAGCCATTCAGGAATTGATTCAGATTGAGAAGGGTGACTTCCCCAAGTGGTTCGACATGGCGTTGCAGGCCAGGGATGATAAGAGCCGTCAGCAGTACTACCCGGATCAGACCCTGCAACCCGTTCGTGGGGAAGAGCAACATAGTATCAACCTCTCTATCAACACGATCGCCGATGCCAATGATCGTGAACAGGTATCTGGTGCGCTCATTGTGATGGATGACATCAGTGATGAAAAGCGGCTGAAAAGCACCATGTACCGCTACATGACGCAGGAACTGGCAGAACAGTTGCTGGAAAATCCTGATGCGGCCAAGATGGGGGGCGATCGCAAAGAAGTCTCCGTTCTGTTCTCGGATATTCGGAGCTACACCACCCTCACCGAAAGCCTGACCGCAGAAGAAGTTGTGGAAATGCTCAATGACTACTTTGAGCAAATGGTCGATGCGGTGTTCAAGTACAAAGGTACGCTCGATAAATATATTGGGGATGCCATTATGGCTGTGTTTGGCTCTCCATTACCGCTGGATCAGCACGAATGGATGGCGGTGCAGACAGCGTTGGAAATGCGGCATCGGTTAAGGAACTTTAATAGTAGACGAGCAGAAAGAAATCAAGTACCGATCAAGATTGGGATTGGGGTGAATTCCGATTCGGTGATTAGCGGCAATATTGGCTCCAGTAAACGCATGGAGTTTACGGCGATCGGCGATGGGGTAAACCTAGGATCACGCCTGGAGAGCGCCAGTAAGGTTTATGGTACCGATATTATTCTCAGCGAGAGTACTTACCGTCCCTGCCGCGATCGAATCTGGGCTAGGGAACTGGACTACATTAAGGTCAAAGGTAGAAATAAACCAGTTGCGGTTTATGAACTGATCGGCCTGCGCGAAGATCAGATCTCGGATGTGCAAAAACGAATTATTGACCATTACCACAAAGCACGCCAGTTCTACCTCAATCGCGACTTTCCAATGGCAATGGCAGAGTTTGGTCAGGTTCTCAGTCTGGATCGGGAAAATAAAGCAGCTAGCTTACATTTGCAGCGGTGTCAGCACTGGTTACAAAATCCGCCTCCAGAGGACTGGGATGGCTCTTGGGCGTTGCTAGAAAAATAG
- a CDS encoding lysophospholipid acyltransferase family protein, with the protein MLDTTIGVQPPLEFIPPAYDPRVRQVADWALPLVMRSRTTIRDVEATNVETLVNLYQQFQQGKVRLLLAFRHPSSKDPFCLGHLIWRLLPQTAQRMGVPLQRPIHAYFLYDRGIPLWLGNWAAWLFPRLGGTPIHRGKLDLIGLRSARDLFANGQFPLAAAPEGATNGHNEIVSPLEPGISQLGFWCVEDILRAGRSEQVLIVPIGLKYHYITPPWENLARILTGLEADTGLEPVANSGDPLQNGHLYKRLYRLGEYLLSLMENYYTRFFHVTLPNPPLSSTEVSTSVLSSEAFTARLNALLDAALTVAEEFFNLQAKGSVIDRCRRLEQAAWDCIYRDDLDLGAISLVERGLADRIAEEADLRVWHMRLVETFVAVTGQYVREKPSVERFADTTLLAWDMVCRIKGGNPFRRPKLGPQKALITIGEPISVSDRWEAYQGGRRNARQAVADLTQDLQTALEKMI; encoded by the coding sequence ATGCTAGACACAACAATAGGCGTTCAACCGCCACTGGAGTTTATTCCCCCTGCTTACGACCCCAGAGTACGGCAGGTAGCAGATTGGGCACTGCCGCTGGTGATGCGATCGCGTACTACGATCCGCGATGTGGAGGCCACGAATGTAGAAACCCTCGTCAATTTGTACCAGCAGTTTCAACAGGGTAAAGTGCGGCTATTACTGGCCTTTCGCCATCCTAGCTCCAAAGATCCCTTTTGCTTAGGGCATTTGATCTGGCGGTTACTGCCTCAAACCGCTCAAAGAATGGGGGTACCCCTGCAGCGACCCATTCATGCCTATTTTCTCTACGATCGTGGCATTCCCCTCTGGTTAGGAAACTGGGCCGCCTGGTTGTTTCCCCGCCTGGGAGGTACTCCTATTCATCGCGGCAAATTGGATTTGATTGGATTACGATCGGCGCGAGATTTGTTTGCGAACGGCCAATTCCCCCTGGCGGCTGCCCCAGAAGGAGCGACGAATGGGCATAACGAGATCGTCAGCCCCCTGGAGCCTGGAATCAGCCAATTGGGATTCTGGTGTGTAGAAGATATCCTGCGGGCAGGGCGGTCTGAGCAAGTTCTGATTGTCCCGATCGGGCTGAAATATCACTACATCACTCCGCCCTGGGAAAACCTTGCCAGAATCCTGACGGGTCTGGAAGCAGATACAGGGCTGGAACCTGTTGCTAACTCCGGAGATCCTCTTCAAAATGGCCACCTCTATAAACGGCTGTATCGTCTGGGAGAATATCTGCTATCCCTGATGGAAAACTATTACACCCGGTTTTTCCATGTCACCCTGCCCAATCCGCCCCTTTCTAGTACTGAAGTCTCAACGTCGGTGTTATCGAGTGAAGCGTTTACCGCTCGTTTGAATGCCCTGCTGGATGCAGCGCTGACTGTAGCTGAAGAGTTTTTTAACCTGCAGGCTAAAGGGAGTGTGATCGATCGCTGTCGTCGGTTAGAGCAAGCCGCCTGGGATTGTATTTATCGGGACGACCTGGATCTGGGAGCTATTTCTCTGGTGGAACGAGGATTGGCTGATCGCATCGCCGAAGAAGCGGATTTGCGGGTATGGCACATGCGTCTTGTAGAAACCTTTGTTGCCGTCACCGGGCAATATGTCCGGGAAAAGCCGAGCGTGGAACGATTTGCGGATACGACCTTGTTAGCCTGGGATATGGTGTGCCGCATCAAAGGGGGGAACCCCTTCAGACGACCAAAGCTAGGGCCACAAAAAGCATTAATCACGATCGGCGAACCTATTTCCGTGTCCGATCGCTGGGAGGCTTACCAGGGTGGGAGAAGAAACGCAAGACAGGCTGTAGCAGATTTGACACAAGATTTACAAACTGCCTTGGAGAAAATGATCTGA
- a CDS encoding bifunctional nuclease family protein: MIEMRVAGIALDAVTRSPIVLLRDFSERRALPIYIGNDQAKSIINAIENQPPPRPLTHDLLVNLLEAWDMTLERVVIHSLQDNTFYASLLVVQGEVKKEIDARPSDAIALALRTNSPIWVMEEVIADASIPVDRDADEAERQAFRDFVSNLRPEDFTQRGKFSNEEAQ, translated from the coding sequence ATGATTGAAATGAGAGTCGCTGGAATTGCATTGGATGCCGTCACCCGCAGTCCCATTGTGCTGTTAAGGGATTTTAGTGAACGGCGAGCTTTGCCAATTTACATTGGGAATGACCAGGCCAAATCCATTATTAATGCGATCGAAAATCAGCCACCGCCACGCCCTCTTACCCATGATTTACTGGTCAATCTGTTAGAAGCTTGGGATATGACACTGGAACGGGTGGTTATTCATTCGTTGCAGGATAATACCTTCTATGCCTCCCTGCTCGTAGTTCAGGGTGAGGTGAAGAAAGAAATTGATGCCCGCCCCAGTGACGCGATTGCGCTAGCCCTTCGCACCAACAGTCCCATTTGGGTTATGGAAGAGGTGATTGCGGATGCCTCCATTCCCGTAGACCGGGATGCTGATGAAGCGGAACGGCAAGCCTTCCGTGACTTTGTCTCTAACCTGCGACCGGAAGACTTTACTCAACGAGGCAAATTTAGCAACGAAGAAGCCCAATAG
- a CDS encoding riboflavin synthase, translating into MFTGLIQGLGKIHPLGKDRLQITCQTATSGLIVPDLQLGDSVAVDGVCLTVTEILPQGFIAVVSPETRDRSTLSHPELGYVNLETSLRVGSKLGGHFVTGHVDGIGYLESSTQTATSWEMTFTTPTPQVARYILPKGSIAVNGISLTVADCNASGSWFKVAVIPHTYQETNLQYLQPGSPVNLEGDILGKYVEKFLRLGSGQSESAHLPTTLEELTPAFLAEHGYL; encoded by the coding sequence ATGTTTACAGGGCTTATTCAAGGATTAGGAAAAATTCACCCCCTGGGAAAGGATAGGTTACAAATTACCTGTCAGACGGCGACCTCCGGCTTAATTGTGCCAGATCTACAACTGGGAGATAGTGTAGCGGTTGATGGAGTCTGTTTGACAGTGACAGAAATTTTACCGCAGGGATTTATTGCCGTGGTTTCGCCGGAAACCCGCGATCGCTCCACCCTCTCCCATCCCGAACTGGGTTATGTCAATCTGGAAACCTCGCTTCGGGTGGGCAGTAAACTGGGCGGTCACTTCGTCACGGGTCACGTAGATGGCATCGGCTACCTGGAATCCTCAACTCAGACGGCAACCTCCTGGGAAATGACGTTTACCACCCCAACGCCGCAAGTCGCTCGTTACATCCTTCCTAAAGGCAGCATTGCCGTGAACGGCATCAGTCTCACCGTAGCGGATTGCAATGCCTCTGGCTCCTGGTTTAAGGTCGCAGTCATTCCCCATACCTACCAGGAAACTAACCTGCAGTACTTACAACCCGGCAGTCCAGTGAATCTGGAAGGTGACATTTTAGGAAAATATGTAGAAAAATTCCTGCGTTTAGGTTCTGGTCAGAGCGAGTCTGCCCATCTGCCTACCACCCTGGAGGAACTAACCCCAGCGTTTTTGGCTGAACACGGCTATTTGTAG
- a CDS encoding peptidoglycan DD-metalloendopeptidase family protein: MTQNTTANRSQQSRFARCLLMQGLGWLGGIGFISGGTVLAQPDPVTSEPAATAPAQSAPVTSGAPAAIAPDPTASPPFTREFSEPAAVPPPIQQPDPMPSVATPPSVAPAQTGATNSYEAPSSIVFSERSTGCRAVISGAQLPGSLCGGHSEPLSVSQGRNSGINSQSRVGSLPAGLSSIQVGGIPLSATGFQGATTPSLRDFYQRTLRPPAQLGNGNIRLMFPLSIPAAISSVFGWRIHPLMGEPRFHTGTDLAAPLGTPVLAAYAGQVAIADFLGGYGLAIALNHNQGSQQTLYGHLSEIFVKPGDWVKQGEVIGRVGDTGNSTGPHLHFEFRQPTPEGWVALDAGAQLEYALAQLIKSLEFAQAPSRTEKANAGLQGVIQQIN; encoded by the coding sequence ATGACTCAAAACACAACAGCAAACCGATCGCAGCAATCTCGATTTGCCCGTTGCTTACTCATGCAAGGATTGGGTTGGCTCGGGGGAATTGGCTTCATCAGTGGGGGAACTGTTTTGGCCCAACCCGACCCTGTCACTTCAGAACCTGCAGCAACGGCCCCTGCTCAGTCCGCGCCTGTGACTTCGGGGGCACCTGCGGCGATCGCCCCTGACCCAACGGCCTCACCTCCCTTTACACGCGAATTCTCTGAACCTGCGGCTGTTCCCCCGCCAATTCAGCAGCCTGATCCCATGCCATCTGTCGCGACTCCTCCGAGCGTGGCCCCCGCTCAAACTGGAGCAACTAACAGTTATGAGGCTCCCAGTTCGATCGTGTTTTCTGAGCGATCGACCGGTTGCCGTGCGGTAATATCTGGGGCACAGCTTCCCGGCAGCCTGTGTGGAGGCCACTCAGAACCGTTGTCAGTCAGTCAGGGTCGCAATTCTGGCATCAACAGTCAGTCCCGTGTTGGCTCCTTGCCTGCAGGACTATCATCCATTCAGGTAGGTGGCATCCCCTTAAGTGCAACTGGATTTCAGGGGGCAACTACCCCTTCCCTACGAGATTTTTACCAACGGACGCTGCGACCTCCAGCTCAGTTGGGTAACGGCAATATCCGGCTGATGTTTCCGCTGTCAATTCCCGCCGCGATTTCTTCAGTATTTGGTTGGCGAATTCACCCTCTCATGGGCGAACCTCGCTTTCATACGGGAACTGATCTGGCGGCCCCACTGGGAACTCCTGTTTTAGCGGCTTATGCAGGACAGGTAGCGATCGCAGATTTTCTGGGTGGTTACGGACTGGCGATCGCGCTGAACCACAACCAGGGGTCACAACAAACTCTGTATGGTCATTTATCAGAAATTTTTGTCAAGCCAGGAGACTGGGTCAAACAAGGAGAGGTGATTGGGCGAGTTGGCGATACTGGAAACTCTACAGGCCCGCATCTCCATTTTGAATTTCGTCAACCGACTCCCGAAGGGTGGGTCGCTCTGGATGCAGGTGCTCAATTAGAATACGCCCTGGCCCAATTGATCAAATCTCTGGAATTTGCTCAGGCTCCTTCCAGGACAGAAAAGGCCAATGCGGGTCTCCAGGGAGTAATTCAACAGATCAATTAA